A part of Saimiri boliviensis isolate mSaiBol1 chromosome 11, mSaiBol1.pri, whole genome shotgun sequence genomic DNA contains:
- the GADD45A gene encoding growth arrest and DNA damage-inducible protein GADD45 alpha: MTLEEFSAGEQKTERMDKVGDALEEVLSKALSQRTITVGVYEAAKLLNVDPDNVVLCLLAADEDDDRDVALQIHFTLIQAFCCENDINILRVSNPGRLAELLLLETDAGPAASEGAEQPPDLHCVLVTNPHSSQWKDPALSQLICFCRESRYMDQWVPVINLPER, encoded by the exons ATGACTTTGGAGGAATTCTCGGCTGGAGAGCAGAAGACCGAAAG GATGGACAAGGTGGGGGATGCCCTGGAGGAAGTGCTCAGCAAAGCCCTGAGTCAGCGCACGATCACTGTCGGGGTGTACGAGGCGGCCAAGCTGCTCAACGT CGACCCCGATAATGTGGTGCTGTGCCTGCTGGCGGCGGACGAGGACGACGACAGGGATGTGGCTCTGCAGATCCACTTCACTCTGATCCAGGCGTTCTGCTGCGAGAACGACATCAACATCCTGCGCGTCAGCAACCCGGGCCGGCTGGCGGAGCTCCTGCTCTTGGAGACCGACGCGGGCCCCGCGGCCAGCGAGGGCGCCGAGCAGCCCCCGGACCTGCACTGCGTGCTGGTGACG AATCCACATTCATCTCAATGGAAGGATCCTGCCTTAAGTCAACTTATTTGTTTTTGCCGGGAAAGTCGCTACATGGATCAGTGGGTTCCAGTGATTAATCTCCCTGAACGGTGA